The following are encoded in a window of Castanea sativa cultivar Marrone di Chiusa Pesio chromosome 5, ASM4071231v1 genomic DNA:
- the LOC142635085 gene encoding uncharacterized protein LOC142635085, producing the protein MVRVKCTDRCPFELYCGKMKDEDTWIVKKLNPEHNCGRRLRNRFASSNWLGKHLVDDVRNNPNVKMSVIKDRVANKFKVHIHRYQASRAKGWAKELVHGTFTEQYAQLGDYCEELLRSNPGSTALISTNRPQPHLQPKFERLYVCLDACKRGFLVVCRPFIGVDGCHLKGEYPGQILTAVVKDGNNGVYPIAFAVVEAETKDLWTWFMKRLLDDIGSLRNEGWTFMSDQQKGLTQMFDELMPGVDHRFCVRHLYNNFSKDHKCKLLKDRTWVVARATNMSEFQFEMGKIKKLNIKAWEWLVGKEPRFWTRAAFRRYPRCDALTNNGCENFNSQILEFRDKPIITMLEEIRLHLMAYYIKMKEKLQGIMDLYVLESRIS; encoded by the exons ATGGTAAGAGTAAAATGCACAGATAGATGTCCTTTTGAGTTGTACTGTGGAAAGATGAAAGATGAAGATACTTGGATAGTGAAGAAATTGAATCCGGAACATAATTGTGGGAGGCGATTGAGGAATAGATTTGCATCTTCAAATTGGCTTGGAAAGCATCTGGTGGATGATGTGAGGAATAACCCAAATGTGAAGATGTCTGTTATTAAAGACCGAGTTGCAAATAAGTTTAAGGTTCATATTCATAGGTATCAAGCATCTAGGGCAAAAGGTTGGGCTAAAGAATTAGTGCATGGAACTTTTACAGAACAATATGCTCAGTTGGGGGATTACTGTGAAGAATTGTTGAGAAGCAACCCTGGGTCTACTGCACTAATCTCTACCAATAGACCTCAACCACACTTGCAACCAAAATTTGAGAGATTATATGTATGTTTGGATGCTTGTAAAAGAGGGTTTTTAGTTGTTTGTAGGCCTTTTATTGGTGTTGATGGATGTCATTTGAAAGGTGAGTATCCAGGACAGATCTTGACAGCAGTTGTCAAGGATGGCAATAATGGTGTTTACCCAATTGCATTCGCCGTGGTTGAGGCAGAAACAAAGGACTTGTGGACATGGTTCATGAAAAGGTTGCTTGATGATATTGGAAGTTTAAGGAATGAAGGGTGGACCTTCATGTCTGACCAGCAAAAG GGATTAACACAAATGTTTGATGAGCTCATGCCAGGTGTGGACCATCGATTTTGTGTTCGACATTTATATAATAACTTTAGTAAGGATCATAAATGTAAGCTACTAAAGGATCGCACGTGGGTAGTAGCTAGGGCCACTAACATGTCTGAGTTTCAGTTTGAAATGGGGAAGATCAAGAAATTAAACATAAAGGCATGGGAATGGTTGGTAGGAAAAGAACCTAGGTTTTGGACAAGAGCAGCTTTTAGAAGGTATCCCAGGTGTGATGCACTAACCAACAATggatgtgaaaattttaattctcaAATATTGGAGTTTAGGGATAAACCAATAATCACTATGTTGGAGGAGATTAGATTGCATTTGATGGCTTATTATATTAAGATGAAGGAGAAATTGCAAGGTATCATGGACCTATATGTCCTAGAATCCAGAATAAGTTAg